A stretch of Aureispira sp. CCB-E DNA encodes these proteins:
- a CDS encoding thiolase family protein, translated as MEAYIVAGYRSAVGRAKKGGFRFFRSDDLAVEVVKYLADKVDFDPHTVDDVFVGCANPEGEQGLQIGRQISLRGLGKPVPGVTVNRYCASGLETISMAVAKIKAGMGHCYVAGGAESMSLIPMTGYKLSPSYEVGLNNPDYIVGMGLTAEAVANKYGITREAQDEFAYNSHVKAAAAIDGGKFNDEIVPVNVKEVKVVDGKRVESEWTVSMDEGVRRETTVEGLGKLRPVFAQGGSVTAGNSSQMSDGAAFVLVMSEQMVKDLNLTPIARMVSCSVAGVDPLYMGIGPCAAIPKALSYAGLKLSDIEQIELNEAFAAQSLAVIQEAGLNPDLVNVNGGAIALGHPLGCTGAKLSIQLFNEMRRRGQKYGMVTACVGGGQGIAGIYELLN; from the coding sequence ATGGAAGCATATATTGTTGCAGGCTATCGTTCTGCAGTAGGAAGAGCCAAAAAAGGCGGTTTCCGTTTCTTCCGCTCTGATGATTTAGCGGTAGAAGTAGTGAAATATTTGGCAGATAAAGTTGATTTTGATCCACATACTGTGGACGATGTATTTGTAGGTTGTGCGAATCCAGAAGGGGAGCAAGGGCTACAAATTGGACGTCAAATTTCCTTGCGTGGATTGGGCAAGCCAGTTCCTGGAGTAACGGTAAACCGTTATTGTGCCTCAGGTCTAGAAACTATTTCTATGGCTGTAGCAAAAATTAAAGCAGGCATGGGACATTGTTACGTTGCTGGAGGAGCAGAAAGTATGAGTCTAATTCCAATGACAGGATACAAACTATCACCAAGTTACGAAGTAGGTTTGAATAATCCTGATTATATCGTGGGAATGGGTTTGACAGCAGAAGCTGTTGCCAACAAATACGGTATTACTCGTGAAGCACAAGATGAATTTGCATACAATTCACACGTAAAAGCTGCTGCTGCTATTGATGGCGGAAAATTCAATGATGAAATCGTACCTGTTAATGTTAAAGAGGTAAAAGTTGTTGATGGCAAAAGAGTAGAAAGCGAGTGGACTGTTAGTATGGACGAAGGTGTGCGTAGAGAGACAACGGTAGAAGGTTTGGGCAAGTTGCGTCCAGTATTTGCGCAAGGAGGTTCGGTGACGGCTGGTAATTCTTCTCAAATGTCAGATGGAGCAGCATTTGTATTGGTTATGAGTGAACAAATGGTCAAAGATCTAAACTTAACACCAATTGCTCGTATGGTTTCTTGTTCGGTAGCAGGTGTCGATCCTTTGTATATGGGAATTGGTCCTTGTGCGGCTATTCCTAAAGCATTGAGCTATGCTGGTTTGAAACTAAGCGATATTGAGCAAATAGAATTGAATGAGGCATTTGCAGCTCAGTCATTGGCAGTTATTCAAGAGGCAGGCTTAAACCCTGACTTGGTCAATGTCAATGGTGGAGCAATTGCCTTAGGACACCCTCTAGGTTGTACTGGAGCTAAATTAAGTATTCAATTATTCAACGAAATGCGTCGCCGTGGTCAGAAATACGGTATGGTTACTGCTTGTGTAGGTGGTGGTCAAGGTATTGCGGGAATTTATGAGTTGTTGAACTAA
- a CDS encoding O-antigen ligase family protein — protein MLLSQRVWAGMLLLLPLIMTYGSLVDAVSIPRVTFLLISVVCTNLYLLIKERQTFLEHTQQFFSNPLGMSLTAYLLIGLCSLGGTLSLSEGIWEWLKLVGWLNVIWLSSFLLKEKGSLLLFMKASIVALLVVEVIGLKEFASIFNRLEEDKILYFVNSTFEHKNLLATGLVMSLPFSFIVFRLENSRFWKLLAGLVFGVGILLILITQSRAAWLALGGGSFFALICLLLTSAKRNLILQARYWLMGGGVLALSVGLVWFLSSQNNVANAPVERIQALFTYEDTKNEHTETIKERLLLWNNTVEMIKERPFRGVGLGNWKIHFPKYNIAGLRSEQGEVFFQRPHNDYLWVASEMGILGLVAYLLILLSALYYATQVLKRTTEEEHSTTYAITIAMAAGLVAFMLFSLFDFPKERPIHLLWSGVIIAYIISTYQQLYSNQNNKKKSFQSIGSIAYVLPLLAVLGVAFSAKRWQFERQLKVALGARSQQQYLNVLATLESINPWVYELDPSATPIDCYRGEALYLQKRFPEALVAYQNANAVHPYHIHTLNNLATTYFGLQDIEASKKHFEQVLHFAPHFPDANMNMAAIAYNQKEIQKAIKYIGNCVPKNYQDSQFLQFLKAISASYASFLAEKEALQSLVPFIQQFGKDEKWQIRMHEQAHQYNRTYEQQIHLDLLFVAKEQQAITEEESNRLTPILNKFLNH, from the coding sequence ATGCTATTATCCCAAAGGGTTTGGGCTGGTATGCTACTTTTATTACCATTAATAATGACATATGGTAGTTTGGTAGATGCTGTGTCTATTCCTCGCGTCACATTTTTATTAATTTCAGTTGTTTGCACCAACCTATATTTGTTAATAAAGGAAAGACAGACTTTTTTAGAACATACACAGCAATTTTTTTCTAATCCTTTAGGGATGAGCCTAACTGCCTATTTACTAATAGGGCTTTGTTCTTTGGGAGGAACACTTAGTTTATCCGAAGGAATTTGGGAATGGTTAAAGCTAGTTGGTTGGCTAAATGTTATTTGGTTAAGCTCCTTTTTGCTAAAAGAAAAAGGGAGCTTATTGTTATTTATGAAAGCGAGTATTGTTGCTTTGCTGGTTGTAGAAGTTATAGGTCTAAAAGAATTTGCCTCGATTTTTAACCGCTTGGAGGAAGATAAGATTTTGTATTTTGTCAATTCAACATTTGAACACAAAAACCTTTTGGCTACAGGCTTGGTGATGAGCCTACCTTTTAGTTTTATTGTTTTTCGGTTGGAAAATAGCCGATTTTGGAAGCTACTAGCAGGATTAGTTTTTGGAGTAGGTATTCTCTTAATTTTGATTACACAAAGCCGAGCAGCATGGCTAGCTTTGGGAGGAGGCTCATTTTTTGCATTGATTTGCCTTTTGTTAACGAGTGCTAAACGCAACCTAATTTTACAAGCACGCTATTGGTTAATGGGAGGAGGTGTTTTAGCTTTAAGTGTTGGGCTTGTTTGGTTCTTAAGCAGTCAAAATAATGTAGCCAATGCTCCCGTAGAGCGAATTCAGGCATTGTTTACCTATGAAGATACTAAAAATGAGCATACCGAAACCATCAAAGAGCGTTTGTTGCTATGGAATAATACCGTCGAGATGATTAAAGAACGTCCTTTTAGGGGTGTTGGTCTTGGAAACTGGAAAATACATTTTCCGAAATACAATATAGCAGGACTTCGATCAGAACAAGGGGAAGTCTTTTTTCAGCGACCTCATAATGACTATTTGTGGGTAGCTAGTGAGATGGGGATACTAGGGTTGGTTGCCTACTTATTAATTCTGTTGAGCGCTTTGTATTATGCCACTCAAGTATTAAAAAGAACCACAGAAGAGGAACATAGCACTACGTATGCCATAACCATAGCAATGGCAGCAGGGTTGGTTGCATTTATGTTATTTAGTTTATTTGATTTTCCTAAAGAACGCCCTATACATTTGCTATGGAGTGGCGTGATTATTGCATATATTATCAGCACCTACCAACAATTATATTCTAATCAAAATAATAAGAAAAAATCGTTTCAGTCTATAGGCAGTATTGCTTATGTATTGCCATTGTTAGCCGTATTAGGAGTGGCTTTTTCAGCCAAAAGGTGGCAGTTTGAACGACAACTGAAAGTAGCGCTAGGTGCTAGAAGCCAACAACAATATTTGAATGTATTGGCGACGCTAGAATCTATCAATCCTTGGGTGTATGAGTTGGATCCATCTGCAACACCTATTGATTGTTATAGAGGAGAGGCTTTGTACTTGCAAAAACGATTTCCAGAAGCTTTAGTAGCGTATCAAAATGCAAATGCGGTGCATCCTTATCATATTCATACCCTTAATAATTTAGCGACTACTTATTTTGGATTGCAGGATATTGAAGCATCTAAGAAGCACTTTGAACAAGTGCTGCACTTTGCTCCTCATTTTCCAGATGCCAATATGAATATGGCTGCAATAGCGTACAATCAAAAAGAAATTCAAAAAGCGATAAAATATATTGGTAATTGTGTGCCCAAGAATTATCAAGATAGTCAGTTTTTACAATTTTTGAAAGCAATCAGTGCTAGTTATGCAAGTTTTTTGGCTGAGAAAGAAGCGTTGCAATCTCTTGTGCCGTTTATACAACAGTTTGGAAAAGACGAAAAGTGGCAAATAAGAATGCATGAACAGGCGCATCAATATAACAGAACTTACGAACAACAAATTCATCTAGATTTGCTTTTTGTGGCAAAAGAACAGCAGGCCATTACAGAAGAAGAATCTAATAGATTAACCCCGATTTTAAACAAATTTTTAAACCATTAA
- a CDS encoding methylated-DNA--[protein]-cysteine S-methyltransferase, which produces MKETINYQRIEKAMHYMVQHLNEQPKIEQIAAHIHLSKHHFQRMFKAWAGISPKKFLQYLTIQSLKKEIESTKNILELTENIGLSAPSRAYDLFVNFEAVTPGEYKQQGKGLTVFYGTHTSPFGDCFLAITQRGICALDFLDDDKTFRLAQLQQRFSAAKFQEAPQQIAPLITQIFSPQPQQSMPILLSGTPFQIKVWEALLKIPFGAVRSYQQIAHLIGNPKASRAVGSAIGQNHIGYLIPCHRVIRSVGAISAYKWNKTRKASILGWEKARSSATDDALT; this is translated from the coding sequence ATGAAAGAAACTATAAATTATCAAAGAATAGAAAAGGCCATGCATTACATGGTACAGCACCTAAACGAGCAACCCAAAATAGAACAAATTGCTGCACATATACACTTGAGCAAGCATCATTTCCAGCGTATGTTCAAAGCATGGGCGGGAATTTCTCCCAAAAAGTTCTTGCAGTACTTAACGATACAAAGTCTAAAGAAAGAAATCGAAAGCACCAAAAACATACTAGAGTTGACAGAAAATATTGGTTTGTCTGCTCCCTCTAGAGCTTATGATTTGTTTGTTAATTTTGAAGCAGTTACACCAGGAGAATATAAACAACAGGGCAAAGGATTAACCGTTTTTTACGGTACTCATACAAGTCCCTTTGGCGATTGTTTTTTAGCTATAACGCAACGAGGAATTTGTGCATTAGATTTCTTAGATGACGACAAAACCTTTCGACTTGCCCAATTGCAACAACGTTTTTCAGCGGCTAAGTTTCAAGAAGCCCCGCAACAAATAGCTCCTTTGATAACGCAAATTTTTTCTCCCCAACCTCAACAATCCATGCCCATCTTACTCTCTGGCACTCCCTTTCAAATCAAAGTTTGGGAAGCTTTGCTCAAAATTCCTTTTGGAGCTGTTCGATCTTATCAACAAATCGCCCACCTTATTGGCAATCCTAAGGCAAGTCGTGCCGTAGGGTCAGCAATTGGTCAAAACCATATTGGCTATTTAATTCCTTGTCATCGAGTCATTCGGTCTGTAGGCGCTATTAGTGCCTACAAATGGAACAAAACACGCAAAGCTTCTATATTGGGCTGGGAAAAAGCTCGTTCGAGCGCAACCGATGATGCTTTGACTTAA
- a CDS encoding phosphodiester glycosidase family protein, which translates to MKYIKKSLVVSMVGCFWLLIATNCSSPPSSKENTYPDILNYEVAPKHIQFYYKNSKGVRYKNYKRLREELATKGERLLFAMNGGMYKKGGEPNGLYIEQGNEITPIDRKNRGYGNFYLQPNGVFYIDKDKNGYISTTIDFKTDSSLIYATQSGPMLLIDGQIHPQFNATSTNVNTRNGVGVLPNGNLLFGMSTKEINFYTFAKFFQNHGCNNALYLDGFVSKMYLPSQGWIEEEGDFGVIIGQVN; encoded by the coding sequence ATGAAATATATCAAAAAATCTTTAGTGGTAAGTATGGTTGGATGTTTTTGGTTGTTGATAGCAACCAATTGTTCTAGTCCACCTTCTTCAAAAGAAAACACGTATCCCGATATTTTGAATTATGAAGTCGCTCCCAAGCACATTCAGTTTTATTATAAGAATAGTAAGGGGGTACGTTATAAAAACTACAAACGACTTCGAGAAGAATTGGCAACAAAAGGAGAGCGCCTTCTTTTTGCTATGAATGGTGGTATGTATAAAAAGGGGGGAGAACCAAATGGCTTGTATATTGAGCAGGGCAACGAAATAACACCGATAGATCGAAAGAATCGAGGTTATGGCAATTTTTATTTGCAACCCAATGGTGTGTTTTATATTGACAAAGACAAGAACGGTTATATTTCTACAACCATAGATTTTAAAACGGACTCTAGCCTGATTTATGCTACCCAATCGGGACCGATGCTCTTAATTGATGGGCAAATACACCCTCAGTTTAACGCCACTTCTACTAATGTTAATACTCGGAATGGAGTAGGAGTTTTGCCTAATGGAAATTTACTTTTTGGAATGTCTACAAAGGAAATAAATTTCTATACCTTTGCCAAATTCTTTCAAAACCACGGTTGTAACAACGCCCTATATTTGGATGGTTTTGTTTCTAAAATGTACTTGCCAAGCCAAGGTTGGATAGAGGAGGAGGGCGATTTTGGTGTTATTATTGGGCAAGTGAATTGA
- a CDS encoding OmpA family protein, with protein sequence MKQYCLICFLCWCSVFYTESALGQKADALRLKKHKDCVVYFASGNATLDAAAIQTLETFLQEIPISDDTRFRLQGFTDDVGSPTLNAALAKRRTTEVQEYLKTQTVLTEQIEIQAFQQLRLNPDKNIAIQRAENRRVVIEYWALPLKNDSSKAILNEPAFTIESFFNRNPVQFQQQFTINASEGAVIKGKKGTVLQIPMNCFVDQEGNIVNGKISFLLQEAYTYSDMLFQNLSTVSDGRLLETGGMLFIEAKDTAGNRLEIREGAAITAAMASTAASLPEMQTFNGIVDSSTNTVNWVATNQQVLSNNQGNLLWSGRMLEGEYSRYQKSLFNESLTGLKEVPVWNRKLPKEIDQPRFRKRIPKYPRLKIVEKPNKEVLSTKMPQTTNISDVNYKKKIRKKYVALQKKYRKKVQYNKKKKKDYRRDSIRYERALATHEKNVLKYRLYNDNMRIVLEEMYDHLTNFDLAEYLATYYQLHSFSRQFRQRNGRMSARKAYIKQEISSTTYDTTAVIQELQETLHNTSLRKFTEEEARLVEICWSDKLGKKILNYSAHWNFNPSKFRTNRYRVANMYNRVNSEGNLRPYQLRRIRTMKTIVKKLYNYNKLAKVDEELQRKQIKTLPLITRFCEKEKATLEMEQKFLEAKTKLNILTPSDVVDIYSNAMRIQNVGWINCDRFINQSNVMDLEIVTEHTQNTRVLVLFEGGFRALLEAFPMQENFKALRVPANRAIKLIGFRVVGDSMEVFVEEGTVKSLQGVKPVFKKKTVEEVEQMMQAI encoded by the coding sequence ATGAAACAATATTGTTTAATCTGTTTTTTGTGCTGGTGTAGTGTTTTTTATACGGAGAGTGCCTTAGGGCAAAAGGCAGATGCCTTACGATTAAAAAAGCATAAGGATTGTGTCGTTTATTTTGCTTCGGGAAATGCTACATTGGATGCTGCTGCAATCCAAACTTTAGAGACTTTTCTACAAGAAATACCGATTTCGGATGATACTCGATTTCGTTTACAAGGATTTACCGATGATGTAGGTAGCCCAACATTGAATGCAGCTTTGGCAAAAAGAAGGACGACTGAAGTTCAAGAATACTTAAAAACACAAACTGTTTTAACCGAGCAAATAGAAATTCAAGCTTTTCAACAGCTGCGTTTGAATCCAGATAAAAATATAGCTATTCAACGAGCTGAGAATCGTCGTGTGGTAATAGAGTATTGGGCGTTGCCACTAAAAAATGATTCTAGTAAAGCAATTCTCAATGAACCTGCGTTTACGATTGAAAGCTTTTTTAATCGAAATCCTGTACAATTTCAACAACAGTTTACTATCAATGCTTCGGAAGGGGCGGTGATAAAGGGCAAAAAAGGAACAGTGCTGCAAATTCCTATGAACTGCTTTGTTGATCAAGAAGGAAATATCGTCAATGGAAAAATTTCGTTCTTGTTGCAAGAGGCTTATACTTATAGCGATATGCTATTTCAAAATTTGAGTACCGTATCTGATGGAAGGTTATTAGAAACAGGAGGTATGCTTTTTATAGAAGCTAAAGATACAGCAGGCAACCGTTTAGAAATTCGTGAAGGGGCAGCAATTACAGCAGCGATGGCGAGCACAGCGGCAAGTTTGCCTGAAATGCAGACGTTTAATGGTATAGTAGATTCTTCGACCAATACGGTCAATTGGGTGGCTACGAATCAGCAAGTTTTATCCAATAATCAAGGTAATTTGTTGTGGAGTGGAAGAATGCTTGAAGGGGAATATAGTAGGTATCAAAAAAGTCTTTTTAACGAAAGTTTGACTGGGCTGAAAGAAGTACCTGTTTGGAATCGAAAATTGCCCAAAGAAATAGATCAACCACGGTTTAGAAAGCGAATCCCTAAATATCCTCGTCTTAAAATAGTAGAGAAACCTAATAAAGAGGTTTTGAGTACAAAAATGCCTCAAACAACAAATATCTCAGATGTTAATTACAAGAAAAAGATTCGTAAAAAATACGTAGCCCTTCAAAAAAAATATCGTAAAAAAGTTCAGTACAACAAAAAGAAAAAAAAGGATTATAGAAGGGATAGCATTCGTTACGAGCGAGCTTTGGCAACGCATGAAAAAAACGTCTTGAAATATCGTCTGTATAACGATAATATGCGTATAGTACTAGAAGAAATGTATGATCATTTGACGAATTTTGATCTTGCAGAGTATCTAGCGACCTATTATCAATTGCATAGCTTTAGTCGGCAATTTCGACAAAGAAATGGAAGGATGTCCGCAAGAAAAGCGTATATAAAACAAGAAATTAGTAGTACAACATACGATACAACTGCTGTTATTCAAGAACTACAGGAGACACTCCATAATACAAGTTTGAGGAAATTTACAGAGGAAGAGGCTAGATTAGTGGAAATATGTTGGTCTGACAAGCTAGGAAAAAAAATATTAAATTATTCTGCTCATTGGAATTTTAATCCTTCAAAATTTAGGACCAATCGTTACCGAGTAGCGAATATGTATAATCGAGTGAATAGTGAAGGTAATTTGCGACCTTATCAGTTGCGCCGAATTCGAACGATGAAAACAATCGTTAAAAAACTTTATAATTACAATAAATTGGCAAAAGTTGATGAAGAGTTACAACGCAAACAGATTAAAACGCTTCCTTTAATTACTCGCTTTTGCGAAAAAGAAAAGGCAACTTTAGAGATGGAGCAAAAATTCTTGGAAGCGAAAACGAAACTCAATATTTTGACTCCGAGCGATGTTGTTGATATTTATAGTAATGCCATGCGTATTCAAAACGTAGGATGGATTAATTGCGACCGATTTATAAATCAAAGCAATGTTATGGATTTAGAAATTGTTACAGAGCATACGCAAAATACACGTGTACTTGTTCTGTTTGAAGGTGGATTTAGAGCTTTATTAGAAGCGTTTCCTATGCAAGAAAATTTTAAAGCCTTACGAGTTCCCGCCAATAGAGCTATTAAATTGATTGGTTTTAGGGTAGTTGGAGATAGTATGGAGGTCTTTGTGGAAGAAGGAACAGTAAAGAGTTTGCAAGGGGTGAAACCTGTTTTTAAGAAAAAGACAGTAGAGGAAGTCGAACAAATGATGCAGGCTATTTAA
- a CDS encoding 3-hydroxyacyl-CoA dehydrogenase/enoyl-CoA hydratase family protein: MSRRIKKVAVLGSGVMGSGIAAHFSNIGLEVLLLDIVPFDLKEEEKNNPAARNRIVNAALKTAIKNRKPVSAFYDTKTAAQITTGNFTDDFEKISDCDWIIEVVVERLDIKQQIFEKVDKYRKPGSLVTSNTSGIPIHMMSEGRSEDFQRNFCGTHFFNPPRILRLFEVIPGPKTDPEVLDFFMMYADRYLGKRAVMCKDTPAFIANRVGVYAMAKIFQLTEELNLPIEVVDKLTGDAIGRPRTGTFALGDLVGLDTAEKVIKGIVNNCPNDEQASAFKMPAYLNFMLENNFLGNKTKKGFYERTKEKDASGRRIKLGLNLKTLEYAPTQRVKLPVLDAVKQVDSLKGKIRTFCSDKFKDSPAAQLVKRSLAGLFAYVSNRIPEIADHLYSIDDGLRSGFAWKVGPFEYWDMVGIKEGIAMAEEDGQTVAQWVKDMVAAGHDSFYKLENNVQKYYDIESKSYKVVPGTEEFIVLDNIRSSSIVWENSDAALHDIGDGVLCFEFRSKMNSLGEGVIRGVHEAIEIAEKGEWKGLVIGNNAEHFSVGANLMAIAMMAYEQDWDELNMAIDVFQKTSMRIRYSAIPVVIATQGYVFGGGCEFSMHSDAVVASAESYIGLVEVGVGLIPGGGGTKEFALRASQEFGPGDVQIPTLIEKFKTIAMASVATSAGEAFKMGYLRPGIDEVSINVSRTLGEAKKKVLELAPNYTQPAPKNEILVLGRGGLGALYVAAESLRLGKYASDHDILIAKKVASVLCGGDLTSAQKVSEQYLLDIERQEFLSLCGEQKTLQRIQHMLEKNKPLRN, translated from the coding sequence ATGAGTAGAAGAATCAAAAAAGTAGCCGTATTAGGATCTGGAGTAATGGGCTCTGGAATTGCGGCCCATTTTTCTAACATTGGTCTTGAGGTATTGTTGTTAGACATCGTACCATTTGATCTAAAAGAAGAAGAAAAAAACAACCCAGCAGCACGTAACCGTATTGTTAATGCTGCCTTAAAAACTGCTATCAAAAATCGTAAGCCTGTATCTGCATTTTATGATACGAAAACAGCAGCACAAATTACAACAGGTAACTTCACCGATGATTTTGAAAAAATCAGCGATTGCGACTGGATCATCGAGGTCGTTGTAGAGCGTTTGGATATCAAGCAGCAGATTTTTGAAAAAGTGGATAAATATCGCAAACCTGGTTCATTGGTAACGTCTAATACATCAGGTATTCCAATCCATATGATGTCGGAAGGACGCAGTGAAGATTTCCAAAGAAATTTCTGTGGAACACACTTCTTCAACCCGCCACGTATCTTGCGTTTGTTCGAGGTTATTCCTGGTCCTAAAACAGACCCTGAAGTATTGGATTTCTTTATGATGTATGCCGATCGTTATTTGGGTAAACGTGCTGTAATGTGTAAGGATACACCTGCGTTTATTGCCAACCGTGTTGGGGTGTATGCGATGGCAAAAATTTTCCAATTAACAGAAGAATTGAATTTACCAATCGAGGTAGTAGATAAATTGACAGGAGATGCAATTGGTCGTCCTCGTACAGGAACATTTGCTCTAGGAGATTTGGTAGGTTTGGATACGGCCGAAAAAGTAATCAAAGGAATTGTTAATAACTGTCCGAATGATGAGCAGGCTAGTGCCTTTAAAATGCCAGCTTACTTGAACTTCATGTTGGAGAATAACTTTTTGGGTAATAAAACCAAGAAAGGATTTTACGAACGTACCAAAGAAAAAGATGCGAGTGGTCGTAGAATTAAACTAGGATTGAACCTTAAAACATTGGAATATGCCCCAACACAACGTGTTAAGCTACCTGTGTTAGATGCTGTTAAGCAAGTAGATTCTTTGAAAGGGAAAATTCGTACGTTCTGTAGCGATAAATTCAAAGATTCTCCTGCTGCTCAATTGGTAAAACGCTCTTTGGCTGGATTGTTTGCTTATGTATCGAACCGAATTCCAGAAATTGCCGATCATTTGTATTCTATTGATGATGGTTTGCGTTCAGGTTTTGCTTGGAAAGTAGGACCATTTGAGTACTGGGATATGGTTGGTATCAAAGAAGGTATTGCAATGGCTGAGGAAGATGGTCAAACAGTGGCGCAATGGGTAAAAGATATGGTTGCTGCTGGACACGACTCTTTCTACAAGTTGGAAAACAACGTTCAGAAATACTATGACATCGAATCTAAGTCTTACAAAGTAGTTCCAGGAACAGAAGAGTTTATTGTTTTGGACAACATTCGTTCTTCTTCTATTGTTTGGGAAAATTCAGACGCTGCTTTGCATGACATAGGTGATGGCGTTCTTTGCTTTGAGTTCCGTTCAAAAATGAACTCTTTGGGAGAAGGTGTTATTAGAGGAGTACACGAAGCAATTGAAATTGCTGAGAAGGGAGAATGGAAAGGTTTGGTAATTGGTAACAATGCTGAACATTTCTCTGTGGGCGCTAACTTGATGGCGATTGCGATGATGGCTTACGAGCAAGATTGGGATGAGTTGAACATGGCGATTGATGTGTTCCAAAAAACAAGTATGCGTATTCGCTACTCTGCTATTCCTGTTGTTATTGCTACTCAAGGATATGTATTTGGTGGTGGCTGTGAATTTTCGATGCACTCAGATGCTGTCGTTGCCTCTGCGGAGTCTTATATCGGATTGGTAGAAGTTGGTGTTGGTTTGATCCCTGGTGGTGGTGGAACAAAAGAATTTGCTTTGCGTGCTAGCCAAGAATTTGGACCTGGCGATGTACAAATTCCTACCTTAATCGAGAAATTTAAAACCATTGCAATGGCTTCTGTTGCTACTTCAGCAGGTGAAGCGTTCAAAATGGGGTACTTGCGCCCAGGTATTGATGAGGTGAGTATCAATGTTTCTAGAACATTGGGTGAAGCAAAGAAAAAAGTATTAGAATTGGCTCCCAATTATACGCAACCTGCTCCTAAAAATGAAATTTTAGTTTTAGGTCGTGGAGGATTGGGTGCTTTGTATGTTGCTGCTGAAAGCCTTCGTTTAGGAAAATATGCTTCTGACCATGACATTTTGATTGCGAAGAAAGTGGCTAGTGTATTGTGTGGTGGAGACCTAACAAGTGCACAAAAAGTATCCGAGCAATATTTATTGGATATTGAACGTCAAGAATTCTTGAGTTTGTGTGGTGAACAGAAAACATTGCAACGTATTCAGCACATGTTGGAGAAAAACAAACCACTAAGAAACTAA